In uncultured Cohaesibacter sp., a genomic segment contains:
- the def gene encoding peptide deformylase, with product MAVMDIVTLPDPILRKQSLPVERVDDDLRRLLDNMLETMYKAPGIGLAGIQVGVDRRIFVMDTSREENAPICMINPQIILQSEELNTHEEGCLSIPEYYAEVDRPKLVTMKFLDRFGKEQRLELDGLEATCAQHEFDHLNGALFIDYISKLRRDRVIKKFTKLAKQKDKSVL from the coding sequence ATGGCAGTGATGGATATTGTAACATTGCCGGATCCGATCCTGCGAAAGCAGTCGCTTCCGGTTGAGCGCGTGGACGATGATCTGCGCCGACTTCTCGATAATATGCTGGAAACCATGTATAAGGCCCCGGGCATCGGCTTGGCTGGCATACAGGTGGGCGTGGACAGACGCATCTTTGTGATGGATACCTCGCGTGAGGAAAACGCCCCCATCTGCATGATCAATCCGCAAATCATCTTGCAGTCAGAAGAGCTGAACACCCACGAAGAGGGGTGTCTGTCGATTCCGGAATATTACGCGGAGGTTGACCGGCCCAAGCTTGTGACGATGAAGTTTCTGGACCGTTTCGGCAAAGAGCAGCGGCTCGAGCTCGATGGTCTCGAGGCAACCTGCGCCCAGCATGAGTTCGATCATCTGAACGGCGCTCTGTTCATCGACTATATCTCCAAGCTGCGTCGCGACCGGGTGATCAAGAAATTCACCAAGCTGGCGAAACAGAAGGACAAGAGCGTCCTCTAG
- a CDS encoding YbaB/EbfC family nucleoid-associated protein, producing the protein MDMMKMMKKAKEMQAKMAEMQEQVAEMEATGVSGGDMVKVVLTGKGQMKSLSIDPSMINADDAEILEDLIIAAHNDAKAKVEAAMQDKMQSMASDLGLPAGMKLPF; encoded by the coding sequence ATGGACATGATGAAGATGATGAAGAAGGCGAAGGAAATGCAGGCCAAGATGGCCGAGATGCAGGAACAGGTTGCCGAAATGGAAGCAACCGGCGTTTCCGGTGGCGACATGGTCAAGGTCGTCCTGACCGGCAAGGGCCAGATGAAATCCCTGTCCATTGATCCGTCCATGATCAATGCCGACGACGCGGAAATCCTTGAAGACCTCATCATCGCCGCTCACAATGACGCCAAGGCCAAGGTGGAAGCCGCCATGCAGGACAAGATGCAGTCCATGGCGAGTGATCTGGGCCTGCCCGCTGGCATGAAACTGCCGTTCTGA
- the fmt gene encoding methionyl-tRNA formyltransferase, which yields MRVVFMGAPDFSVPTLMEIVGQGHEVVAVYSQPPRPAGRGMEERKTPVHEAAEQLGLPVFTPTSLKSEEEQEKFRALDADVAVVVAYGLLLPKAILEAPREGCLNLHGSLLPRWRGAAPIQRAIMAGDRETGVQVMRMDEGLDTGDICMSETIAITAEMTAEDLHDRMMVLGADLMVRALAALSRGLLQSRSQPEEGVTYAKKIDKAESRIDFSRSADEIHNTIRGLSPFPGAWCEMTIRGKAQRVKLLRSELADGKGTPGELLDDAMTVACGAGAVRLVMLQRAGKGAMKADEFLRGADLKIGDVIA from the coding sequence CTGCGCGTTGTCTTTATGGGAGCTCCGGATTTTTCGGTTCCCACCCTGATGGAAATCGTCGGGCAGGGCCACGAGGTGGTTGCTGTCTATTCCCAGCCGCCAAGACCGGCTGGGCGCGGCATGGAAGAGCGCAAGACCCCGGTGCACGAGGCCGCAGAACAGCTTGGCCTGCCCGTCTTCACACCCACGTCGCTGAAATCGGAAGAGGAGCAGGAAAAATTCCGCGCGCTCGATGCCGATGTCGCCGTGGTTGTTGCCTATGGCCTGCTGCTGCCGAAAGCCATTCTCGAGGCACCGCGCGAAGGGTGCCTCAATCTGCATGGCTCGCTGCTGCCACGCTGGCGTGGTGCCGCTCCGATCCAGCGCGCCATCATGGCGGGCGACCGGGAGACCGGCGTTCAGGTCATGCGCATGGACGAGGGGCTTGATACCGGCGACATCTGCATGTCCGAAACCATTGCCATCACCGCCGAGATGACGGCAGAGGATTTGCATGATCGCATGATGGTGTTGGGCGCTGACCTGATGGTCCGGGCGCTGGCGGCCCTGTCGCGCGGGCTGCTGCAGTCCCGCTCGCAACCGGAAGAGGGCGTCACCTACGCCAAGAAGATCGACAAGGCGGAAAGCCGCATCGACTTCTCAAGATCGGCAGACGAGATCCACAATACCATTCGCGGCCTTTCGCCATTTCCGGGGGCCTGGTGCGAGATGACCATCCGTGGCAAGGCCCAGCGCGTCAAGCTGCTGCGCTCGGAACTGGCCGATGGCAAGGGCACTCCGGGTGAACTGCTCGATGATGCCATGACTGTTGCCTGTGGTGCGGGCGCGGTTCGCCTCGTCATGTTGCAGCGGGCAGGCAAGGGCGCCATGAAGGCCGACGAGTTCCTGCGCGGTGCCGACCTGAAGATTGGTGATGTGATCGCCTGA
- the rmuC gene encoding DNA recombination protein RmuC — translation MNDIVITIGQHGLTTFQVLIGALALIAGLVLWLLLGLTRQNGSREQALYEAQEQARAQRAQVEELSRLQAEMTGRMQTMAEIFSTRQTEMSQVLTNRMDGMGHRLTQTVTRSLGEQQKMTGDHLRALYERLAVIDKAQGNITELSGRVVELQQILANKQTRGTFGQGRMEAIIEDALPRHAYDFQFTLSNGKRPDCVIHIPNDTAVLIIDAKFPLEGWTAVKEAANPDEDKAARTRFRNDVKKHIKDISERYFIVGETQDTAFMFVPSESLFADLHEQFDDVVQTAHRARIVIVSPSLLTLSIQVIQSILKDARMREQAHIIQREVTLLVEDVSRLDDRVSKLQSHFGQAQKDVEQILTSTGKIVTRGRKIEEIDVSEREQEAANLALDQDELAGQSETPVGRKTPYGIAGP, via the coding sequence ATGAATGACATCGTGATCACCATCGGCCAGCATGGCCTTACCACATTTCAGGTGCTGATCGGAGCTCTGGCGCTGATCGCAGGGCTTGTCCTGTGGCTGCTGCTCGGCCTCACGCGACAGAACGGTAGCCGGGAACAGGCGCTCTACGAGGCCCAGGAGCAGGCGCGGGCCCAGCGAGCGCAGGTGGAGGAGCTTTCCCGCCTGCAGGCCGAGATGACCGGACGCATGCAGACGATGGCAGAGATCTTCTCGACCCGCCAGACCGAGATGTCCCAGGTGCTGACCAACCGGATGGACGGCATGGGCCACCGGCTGACCCAGACCGTGACCCGCAGCCTTGGTGAACAGCAGAAGATGACCGGAGACCATTTGCGCGCCCTCTATGAGCGGCTGGCGGTTATCGACAAGGCGCAGGGCAATATCACCGAACTGTCCGGCCGCGTGGTGGAACTGCAGCAGATCCTTGCCAACAAGCAGACCCGCGGCACCTTCGGACAGGGACGGATGGAAGCCATCATCGAGGATGCCCTGCCAAGACACGCCTATGATTTCCAGTTCACCCTGTCGAATGGCAAGCGCCCGGACTGCGTCATCCATATCCCCAATGATACCGCCGTGCTGATCATCGATGCCAAATTCCCGCTGGAAGGCTGGACGGCGGTCAAGGAAGCAGCCAACCCGGACGAGGACAAGGCCGCCCGCACCCGCTTCCGCAATGACGTCAAGAAGCACATCAAGGACATTTCCGAGCGCTATTTCATCGTCGGCGAAACGCAGGACACGGCCTTCATGTTCGTGCCGTCGGAAAGCCTGTTTGCCGATCTGCACGAGCAGTTCGACGATGTCGTGCAGACGGCCCACCGCGCCCGGATCGTCATTGTCTCGCCGTCGCTGCTGACCCTGTCGATTCAGGTAATCCAGTCGATCCTCAAGGATGCCCGGATGCGCGAACAGGCTCACATCATTCAGCGCGAAGTGACCCTGCTTGTCGAGGATGTCAGCCGACTGGACGACAGGGTCTCCAAGCTGCAAAGCCATTTCGGTCAGGCACAGAAGGATGTGGAGCAGATCCTTACCTCGACGGGCAAGATCGTCACCCGTGGCCGCAAGATCGAGGAGATCGACGTCAGCGAACGGGAGCAGGAAGCTGCGAATCTGGCTTTGGATCAGGACGAGCTAGCCGGTCAGAGTGAGACTCCTGTGGGACGCAAAACACCTTACGGTATCGCGGGCCCCTAA
- a CDS encoding LysE family translocator has translation MTLSSLLLYAGTLFLVASVPGPSITALVARVLSRGYRDVLPFVVAMWLGEAVWLSLAIGGLSVVASSFASVFAVIKWLGCGYLVYMAYRMWTSRHDVAEEQVLPTRKSGIGMFLAGFAVTMGNPKIMLFYAALLPTLIDLGAVTAVGWFELMVTMLITLATVDLGWVFFASKARLLLKSPRAVRIANRTGAVAMAGAAAAIVSKS, from the coding sequence ATGACCCTCTCCTCCCTGTTGCTATATGCCGGAACCCTGTTTCTGGTTGCCAGTGTGCCGGGCCCCAGCATTACGGCGCTGGTCGCCCGTGTGCTCAGCCGCGGCTATCGCGATGTGCTGCCCTTCGTCGTGGCCATGTGGCTTGGTGAGGCGGTCTGGCTGTCGTTGGCTATCGGCGGTCTTTCGGTAGTGGCATCCAGCTTTGCCTCGGTCTTTGCCGTCATCAAATGGCTCGGCTGCGGCTATCTGGTCTATATGGCTTACAGGATGTGGACGTCCCGTCACGACGTGGCGGAAGAGCAGGTCCTGCCAACCCGGAAATCCGGTATAGGCATGTTTCTGGCCGGGTTCGCGGTGACCATGGGCAATCCCAAGATCATGCTCTTTTATGCCGCCCTGTTGCCGACACTCATCGATCTTGGCGCGGTCACTGCGGTGGGCTGGTTCGAGCTGATGGTCACCATGCTGATCACGCTGGCGACGGTCGATCTGGGCTGGGTCTTCTTTGCCAGCAAGGCGCGGTTGTTGCTGAAGAGCCCGCGGGCGGTCCGCATCGCCAATCGAACCGGTGCGGTTGCCATGGCAGGTGCCGCAGCGGCAATCGTCAGCAAATCCTGA
- the recR gene encoding recombination mediator RecR produces the protein MASHVAGPEIEKLIKLLSRLPGLGPRSARRVALHLIKNREQLLVPLSDAMREAVETIKVCETCGNIDSTSPCTICNDSRRDVSVLVVVEDVSDLWALERASVINAPYHVLGGTLSPLDGVGPDDLNIAGLLRRTAKGEVKEIILAVNATVEGQTTAHYITDQLQAQARALKAANPDHEPLKISQLAHGVPIGGELDYLDEGTLLQAIRSRKLFE, from the coding sequence ATGGCCAGTCATGTTGCCGGACCTGAAATTGAAAAGCTGATCAAACTGCTTTCGCGACTGCCCGGTTTGGGGCCGCGCTCGGCCCGGCGGGTGGCGCTGCATCTGATCAAGAACCGCGAGCAGCTGCTCGTGCCGCTATCCGACGCCATGCGTGAAGCCGTCGAGACCATCAAGGTCTGCGAGACCTGTGGCAACATCGACAGCACCAGCCCCTGCACGATTTGTAACGACAGCCGTCGCGACGTCTCCGTTTTGGTGGTGGTCGAGGATGTCTCGGACCTCTGGGCGCTGGAACGGGCATCGGTCATCAATGCGCCCTACCATGTGCTCGGTGGAACCCTGAGCCCGCTGGACGGAGTTGGGCCGGACGATCTCAACATCGCCGGGCTGCTGCGCCGCACCGCCAAGGGTGAGGTCAAGGAAATCATTCTTGCAGTCAACGCCACCGTGGAGGGCCAGACGACGGCCCATTACATCACCGATCAATTGCAGGCACAGGCTCGCGCGCTGAAGGCGGCCAATCCGGACCACGAGCCGCTGAAAATCTCTCAGCTTGCCCATGGCGTGCCGATTGGTGGTGAGCTTGACTATCTCGACGAGGGCACCCTGCTGCAGGCAATCCGCAGCCGCAAGCTGTTTGAATAG